TGAACATTCCGATGTACACGCCGAGTATCGGGTCCACCGGGGCGGTACTCGCGCTGTTCATGTTCGTCGTCGGCGTCACCGCGTCGACGGTGAACTTCCTCACGTCGATACACCACTCCCGCGCGGAGGGGATGGGCATCATGGACATGCCGATGTTCACCTGGTCTATCCTCACGACCGCGTGGATGATGCTGTTCGCGTTCGCGGCGCTGCTCGCTCTCGGACTCATCTTGGCGTCTGACCGGGTCCTCGGCAGCGTGTACTTCTCGGCTACTGAGGGCGGCTCTCTCCTCTGGGGCCACCTCTTCTGGTTCTTCGGTCACCCCGAGGTGTACATCGTCTTCTTCCCGGCGTTGGGCGTGATGTTGGAGCTGTTCCAGACGTTCTCCGGACGCCGGCTCGTCGGTCGGAAGTGGGTGATTATCTCCATCTGTCTCATCTCCGTCCAGTCGTTCCTCGTGTGGATGCACCACATGTTCCTGACGACGATCAACCTGGAGATCAAGACCCTGATGATGGCGACCACCATCGGGATCTCACTCCCCTTCGACCTGCTGGTGTTCTCGCTGATTTACACCCTGATCAAGGGGCGCGTGCAGTTCACGACGCCGTTCCTCTTCGCGTTCGGGGCGCTGCTGCTGTTCATCCTCGGCGGCATCACCGGGGTGTTCCTCGGCGCGATCGTCCTCGACTACGAGTTCCGCGGCACCTACTGGGTGGTCGCCCACTTCCACTACGTGATGTTCGGCGGTGCGACCGCGCTGTTCGGCGGGGCCTACTACTGGTTCCCGAAGGTGACCGGAAAGATGTACGACGAACTGCTGGGGAAGATCCACTTCGTCATCTTCTTCATCAGTTTCAACATGGTGTACTTCTCGATGTTCCTCGGCTGGGAGACCCCCCGCCGCGTCTTCGAGTACAACCCCGAGTTCCAGATCTTCCACCAGTTCGGGACGATCGGAGCCTTCATCCTCGGGTTCTCGTTTTTCATCATGTTCTACAACTTCGCGAAGTCCTACGTCTCCGGCGAACCCGCCGGCGACAACCCGTGGGACTACTCGCGGACGGCGGAGTGGGCGGTCTCCTCGCCCCCGCCGCTTGAGAACTGGCCGAACCGCCCCTCGTACGCGTCCGGTAAACTCGAGTTCGTCAAAGACTACGTGCCTGACGGCGGCCCGGCCCTGAAGGCCGACGCCGACGGCAACGCGGCGACGGACGGCGGCAGCAGCCACGAAGAACACATCACGAAGTACCCGCACTGGGACGAACACCCGAGCCACGCGAGCATCTGGCCGTTCGCGCTCTCGTTCGCGCTCGGCGTGATGCTGCTCGGGCTCTCCGGGTTCAGCGAGGCGCTGTCGTTCGCCGTCGGTGAGTCGCTCGCAGACACCACGCTCACCGTCTCGAACCCGGTGTACCCCATCCTCGTCCTCGTCGGGATGGCCGGGCTGATCTGGACCGGCGTGAAGTGGGGGCTCGAAGACTTCTACGCCCCGCCCAGCGAGTTCGCCGAGCGGTGGCCCTTCGAGGGCGTCGAGAAGGTGAAACTGGGCATGTGGTTCTTCATCGCGTCAGACGTGATCGTCTTCGGCGCGTTCCTCTCCGCGGCCATCTTCGTCCGGTACAACGCCGGCTGGATGACGTGGCAGCCGCTGACGGAGTCGCTGCCCGGCCTCATCAACACGTTCGTGCTGATCACCTCCTCGTTCACGGTGATCCTCGCGCTGGTCGCGGCCCACCGGAACAGCCGTCAGGGGCTCCTCGCGTCGCTCGGGAGCACGATCCTGCTCGGATTCGTGTTCCTCGGGATCAAGATGTGGGAGTGGCACCACGAGATCTACGACGTGGGAGTCCGCCTCGCACAGAACCCGTACGGCGACCCGGTTCAGGCGTCGATCTACTACGTGACGACCGGGCTCCACGGGATCCACGTGGTGATCGGACTGGTAGTCGCCATCTTCCTGTTCGTCAGGGCCTACCAGGGACACTACCTAGACGACGAGCGGCCGATCGAGTACTTCGGCCTCTACTGGCACTTCGTCGACATCGTCTGGGTGTTCATCTTCCCGCTGTTCTACCTCTTCTGAGGTAGCCGCCGACCCGGCTCGTTTTTCATTTCGTTCGCGTTTTGAGACGCCTCCCTCACAGCGGCGCGTCTCCTCGGAGCGTTTATGTGGCCGAGTCGCCGAACACGGGTATGTTCGGTGTGCCGACCGGCGAATTCCTGATCGGTATCGGGTTCGCGCTCGCCGGCGTGGGGACCTGGTTTATTGGGCTCGGCGTCGCGTACCTCCTGTACCGTCGCTGGCGCGGTGACGGCCCCCGCGAAAAGTACGACGAGTAACACGACAAGTAACCCGTTCCGGTTCGGTCACGTTTTTGAGGGCGCTACTCCGAGACCCGGTATGACAGCGACGGCACTCGTCATCGGCGGCACGCGGTTTATCGGTCGGCATACGGTCTCCGACCTGCTCGCGAACGGGTACGAAGTCACCATGCTGAATCGCGGCAACCACGAGAACCCCTTCGCCGACGACGGCCGGGTGACCCACGTCGAAGGCGACCGAAAGACCGAACGCGACCTGCGGACGGCGAAACTCTCGGCCGAGCCCGACATCGTGATCGACTGCGTCGCGTACCAGCCGGCCGACGTCGAGACGGCGACCGACGTGTTCGCCGACGTCGACGGCTACGTGTACATCTCGTCGGGCGACAGTTACGCGGCCGAATCGATACCCAAACGCGAGGGAGAGACGCCGCTCCGGTCGTGTTCGCCGGAGCAGGCGACCGACGACACGTCCGACACCTACGGGAACCGAAAGGCGGAGGGCGACCGTGCGGTCTTCGCGGCCGCCGAGGAGGGCGTCCAGGCGATGGCCGTGCGCCCGTGTATCGTCTACGGGCCCTACGACTACACGGAACGGCTCGACTACTGGATCGACCGAGTGCTCGCGCACGAGCGCGTCGTCGTCCCCGGCGACGGCCAGAACCTCTGGCACCGGGCGTACGTCGAGGACGTGGCCAGCGCGCTCCGGATCGTCGCCGAGCGCGGGGAGGCGGGGCGGGCGTACAACGTCGGCGACCGGCGGGCACTCACGCTCGAAGCGACGCTCGAAACCATCGCCGAGGCCGCCGGGACCGACTGCCGGGTCGTCACGGCGAGCGCCGACGCGCTGGCGGCCGGCGGGCTCGAACCGGACGACTTCGTGTTGTACCGGGACCATCCCCACCTGCTCGACACGTGTGCGCTCGCCGACCTCGGCTGGGAGTCGACGCCGGTCGACGAGGCCATGGCGCGGACCGTCGCGGAACACCGCGAGGCCGACCGCGACGGCAGCGAGTGGGATCCGGGACGGGAAAACGAGGAACGCGTGTTGGGCGTCAAAGAGACGCTGTAGGTCGCGAGCGACTCAGTACGCCGCGTCCCACCGAGCCGGCTTGCGCCGGTTCCCGCACTTGCGGCACTCCATCCGGTCCATCGTGTCGATGGCGATGTTCGTCCCCTCGCAGTTCCCGCAGAGGTACCCGTACCGCTGGCTCATCTCGGCGTCCGCGTACGCGACGTAGAAGGGGGCGTGCGAGCCGCGGTCGCTCTCGTCGAAGGCGACGTGGACCGTCTCGCCGTCCTCGGTCTCGTAGATGCCCTCGGAGATGCCGGCCAGCCGACCGATCTGCTTTCGGTACTCTCGCTCTTCGAACGCCTCGTCGCCGATCTCCACCGAGCGCTCGCCGTCGAGGTCGTACCCCTCTCGATCGTAGAAGGCCGTCCCGGCCTCGTTGTCCGCGAGGACGCGCGCCTCGATCCGGTCGACATCGGCCGCGCGAAGGTCCGACTCCACGCGTTCGAGGAGTTCCGAGCCCACGCCGGACCCCCGGTGGTCGGGATGGACGTGGAGCCAGTCGATCTCGCCGACGCGCTCGCGTCGGCCGACGACGTAACTCTCGGCGAACCCGACGACCGTCCCGTCGACGAGGGCTACCGGGAACACCGTGTCCTCGTCGCCGATGTCCGCGCTCAGCTCCTCGGGGTCGTACCACTCGTCGACGGCCTCTGCGAGCAGCGCCTCGTCGACCGCGTGCCCGTATGACGCGAGCAGGGATTCGCGTGCGATCGTCCGGATGCTGTCGATGTCGTCGAGCGTTGCGGGTCGCAGATCCATACGTATCCATTTACGCGTATATATAAAAACGCACAGGCAGCCACAGACGCTGCGGCAACGCGGTAAATTGGGGGACGGCGTGAGAAAAGCGGGGCTCGGTTTACGAGATGGAGTACGTCGCGGCGGCCATCAGGAGCATGGTGAGCGCGAGCGCGAGCGCCATCACGTAGGTGAGCGAGCGGTTCTCCCACCGGAGGTGCTGGAAGTACGCGACGATGAGGAGCGTCTTGACGGTCGCGATAACCATCGTTCCGGCAATCGCCTGGGCGTAGGTGAAACTGACGAAGTCGGCCTCAAAGAGAATAAAATTCAGCGTCGCCGCGACCAGCAGCGCGACGTAGATGGCCGAGTACAACTTGATCGAATCGTGCGACATTGCTTGTATTCCCCTTCGGCCGTGTGCTTAAAGAATTAACCATCCGGGGAACCGGCGGCCCCGAGCGGCCGACAGCGACACGCGTCGATCGGTGTGGCCTGACAGATCCGGACCCGCCGACTCCGGATCCCGAAACGCCTATCCGCGCCACGCGCGCACCTCTCATCGGTCGCAGCCCGGCCGGAATCACCGTGGACCCGCTCGAACCGACAGCCGATCTGCTCGAATCGCTGTACGTCGTCAACAAGGTCGCAAAGCAGTTCGCCGACGAGGCGACCGCCGCCTACGAGCGCGGCGATCTCACCGAAAGCAACGTCCAGTCCGCCCGCAAGGACGCGCTATACCGGACGAAAACCGCCGTCCTCTCCCGCGTCGTCGCCCACGACCCGTCCCGCGTCTCGGGGGAGTATCACACGATCAACGGCGACGTGTGGCTCTTTTTATCCATCGACGGCTGGCACTTCCACCAGCCGGCGTACGCGATCGGCGGCGAACTCACCGAGGCGATCGAGATCGCGAACGATCGGTCCGCCCCCATCGACGCCCCGTACGCCCGCGATTCGTCGGTCGAGCGCTCGGACCGAACGCTGGCGGAGTCGCTCTCGCGGCTGGCCGACGCCGGCGTCAACGCCAACGACCACCTCGCGCGGCCGACGGTCACCAGCGCGGACGACCGGATCGTCGACGTGCGATGGTCGTTCCTCCCGTAACGCACGCCACCGGCGAGACGATCGGTCCAGTCGCTATCCGGGATCACGTTCGATAAAACCGAACTGCGGTGCGAGGTCGCGTTACGCTTCGACGACTTCGATGGCGCCGAGCATGCCGTTCGCTCGGTGGGGCGTACACTCGTAGAGCTTGACCCCTGCGGCGTCGAACGTCTGCTCGAAGGTGTACCCCTCCTCCATCACGGTCTCGCCGTTGTCGAACTCGGTCTCGGAGCCCTCGGCGGAGGCCACGTTGTGTCCGCCGCCCTCCCCGGTCCACTCCCAGACGACGGTCGTGCCGGCGTCGACCCGGATCGCGGCCGGGTCGAACGCGAAGCCGACGTCGCCCGCGCCGACCGCGACGCTGACCTCGTCTTGCCCGGTGTAGTCGAGGATCGTCCCGTCGTACATCCGGGCCTCGCCCTCGCTGAGGTAGGTGTCGATTTCGCTCGGCACGTCGTCGAGCGCCTCCGGGCCGCTGTCGCCGCCGTCGGAGCCGTCGCCGCCGTCGCCACCGTCCCCGCCGCCCGAACAGCCGGCGAGCGTTCCGAGGGTCAACGCGGCTCCGGTTCCGGCGACGTACCGCCGTCTAGACAGTCTATCAGACATCGCTATTTAGTACGGTTTCTAGCCTTACAAACCCCTTGATGGCGGCCGTTCGGTGAGAATACCCCGCAGGTTATATATTCGCTATCGCCCCGCTGCCGGCGGGTTTATTCGCGGCCGTCGACGTTGCCTACCTATGCGGGAAGACGACCTGGCGACCCGCGTGGTCGACCACTACGCGGCCACCAACGACGACCCCGAGATCAACGTGGAGGAGCCGTACGACGCCGAGGGGCGGCGCGGGGTCGTCGACGTGTACGTCCGCCGTCACACGCCGGAGCGCGTCGACCACGTCATCGAGTTAAAAAGCGACGCGGCGGTGCGGGCCGCGACGGGCGCCAACGAGATCCTCAGGCAGTACCGGCGCATGGAGCGGTACTTCCACGCGGACGAGCGCCACGCGATCCGACCGAAACTCGGGCGCACCCAACCCGGCGCGCGGTACCTGCTCTGTTTCGCCCCGACCCCGACCTGCGTCTATCACGTCGCGACTCACCGGTCGCTGTACGGCTCGGTCGACACGGCGGCGCGAGTCGACGACGTGCCCGCGGTCAGGACGGTCGGGTTTCTCACCGGGCTCGACGGTTCCCCCGCGGACCTCGGCGTGGTGTCGGTCAACGGGGACGCCCCGTTCGGCTCCGAAGCGTTCCTCCGTGCCGTGCCCGACGGCTCGCGGTTAGCGGAGAGCATTCGCCGGGTCGACGACGACGTGATCGACCCCGCCGTCGACGGATAAGAGGTACACGGGTCAGTGCGGCCGGTGCAGCCGTGTCGCGGCCGGCTCAGTACTCTTCGTACGCGAGATTCATCATCCACTGGGAGAACGCGTCGGCCTGCGCGTCGACCTCTTCCTCGCCGATGAACGGCGAGAGCATGTCGCCGGCCATGAGCAGCGAGAAGTCGAGGTCGCGAGGCGCGGGTTCGAGGTAGTACGTGTTGTGACCGTCGTAGACGGTGTCCGAGCGCTGAATGAGCCCGGACTCCTCTAGCGCCTCCGCGATCCGACTTCCCTTCCGCGAAGAGACGTCGAGTTCCTTCCAGAAGTCGCTCTGGTGGATGCCACCGGTCTCGCGGATGAGGTCGAGGCCGGCGCGTTCGTCCTCCGAGAGGTCGGCCTCGAGTTCGGACACACTCATACGCTAACACCCGCCCGCGACTCGCTTAAAACTGGCTTTCCGCGCCGTCGCCGTCGCTACGCCGACCTGTCCGCGCCACGCGAGCCGACGGCTCCGAAGCCGGCCGGCAGCGACACGGGCTCCGCGGGCGTCTCGCACGGCGGGCCGTCGGCGTACGCGAACGCGACCGACCCGTCCGCGTCGGCGGTCGTCCGGATCCGGGTGAACGACCGGGTACCGAACCCGTCGCCGTGGAGGCACGCGCCGTAGGCGTGGTCCGCGAGGGTCGCGCTCGCCCGGTCGAGCCACTCCTCGCTCGACTCACCGGGTTCGGGCGGCAGCGCGCTCGCGACCGAGCGCGCGCTCTCGACGCGCTCCTCGCCGACCTCGCGCCGCCGGTCCGGGACCGAAAAGCGCTCGACACCGTTGACCACGCCGCCGACGTTGCCGACGACGTGGACGCCGGGGTCGAGCGGCGTGACCGTCAACTCCCCGTCGTACGAGAGCAGGAAAGCGTCGTCGCCGTCGGCGATGGCGAGGTTGAACCCGTCGTACGACCGACTCGCGACGGCGCGCTCGACCGCCTCGACGGTCTCGGTCGCCGAATCGGTCTGCAGGCAGTCGCGGACGAGCAACCCGCGCGAGCGGTCGGCTTGTCGGTCGGCGTCGAGCCAGCGGTTCGTAATCGCGACGACGACTCCCGACGCGGAGACGCCGATCCACGTCCCGCCGGCTTCGGCGTCGCGGGGCGCGACGAACCGGTCGTCGTCGTCGCCGCGCAGCGCCGGCGGTTCGGCGGGCCGGTCCATCGCTTCGTCGCGGTTCGCGGCGAGCGCGACGGGGGCGTCGTCGAACGCCCGCCACGCGAGCGTGAGCGTGCACACGACCGGAGATACGGCGCCCCGCGAGGAAAAGCCCGCGATCGGCTGGGTGAAACTCTTTACTCGGTATAAAAGAAATCTTTTGGTGGCTGGCCGCGAAGGTAGTGATATGAATGCGATCGCCGTGTACGACGGGGAGGGCGAACCGGTCGTCACAGAGAAGCCGCGACCGACGCCGGCCGCCGGAGAGGCACTCGTGCGAACCCTGCGAGTCGGCGTCGACGGGACCGATCACGAGGTCATCGCCGGGGGGCACGGGGGATCGCCCGAGGGCGAAGACCACCTCGTCTTGGGGCACGAGGCCGTCGGCGTGGTCGAAGACCCGAACGGGACGGCGTTCGAGGTCGGCGACGTCGTGGTGCCGACCGTCAGGCGCCCGCCGAACGGCGAAAACGAGTACTTCGCCCGCGGCGAGCCGGACATGGCGCCGGACGGCCAGTACCACGAGCGCGGGATCGTCGGCGCTCACGGGTTCATGGCGGAGTACTTCACCACGCCAGAGGAGTTCTTGATTGAGATTCCCCCCGCCCTCGCCGAGTGGGGGTTCCTCGTCGAACCCGTCTCGATAGCGGAGAAGGCGATCGAACACGCGTACGCCAGCCGGTCGGCGTTCCAGTGGGCGCCGGAGTCCGCGCTCGTGTTGGGGAACGGCTCGCTCGGCCTGTTGACCGTGGCGACGCTGGACGAGTCGTTCGAGCGGGTCTACTGTCTCG
This genomic window from Halorubrum sp. PV6 contains:
- a CDS encoding NAD-dependent epimerase/dehydratase family protein yields the protein MTATALVIGGTRFIGRHTVSDLLANGYEVTMLNRGNHENPFADDGRVTHVEGDRKTERDLRTAKLSAEPDIVIDCVAYQPADVETATDVFADVDGYVYISSGDSYAAESIPKREGETPLRSCSPEQATDDTSDTYGNRKAEGDRAVFAAAEEGVQAMAVRPCIVYGPYDYTERLDYWIDRVLAHERVVVPGDGQNLWHRAYVEDVASALRIVAERGEAGRAYNVGDRRALTLEATLETIAEAAGTDCRVVTASADALAAGGLEPDDFVLYRDHPHLLDTCALADLGWESTPVDEAMARTVAEHREADRDGSEWDPGRENEERVLGVKETL
- a CDS encoding cbb3-type cytochrome c oxidase subunit I; amino-acid sequence: MSELPPTTSVKRWFVTTNHKDIGILYTITALFFLLFGGVLALLIRMQLWDPTSQILSGLAYNEAVTAHGMIMVFWFLSPFGFGFANYFVPLQIGADDLAFPRLNALSYWMYLLSGVLLGISFFQGGTLSAGWTMYAPLNIPMYTPSIGSTGAVLALFMFVVGVTASTVNFLTSIHHSRAEGMGIMDMPMFTWSILTTAWMMLFAFAALLALGLILASDRVLGSVYFSATEGGSLLWGHLFWFFGHPEVYIVFFPALGVMLELFQTFSGRRLVGRKWVIISICLISVQSFLVWMHHMFLTTINLEIKTLMMATTIGISLPFDLLVFSLIYTLIKGRVQFTTPFLFAFGALLLFILGGITGVFLGAIVLDYEFRGTYWVVAHFHYVMFGGATALFGGAYYWFPKVTGKMYDELLGKIHFVIFFISFNMVYFSMFLGWETPRRVFEYNPEFQIFHQFGTIGAFILGFSFFIMFYNFAKSYVSGEPAGDNPWDYSRTAEWAVSSPPPLENWPNRPSYASGKLEFVKDYVPDGGPALKADADGNAATDGGSSHEEHITKYPHWDEHPSHASIWPFALSFALGVMLLGLSGFSEALSFAVGESLADTTLTVSNPVYPILVLVGMAGLIWTGVKWGLEDFYAPPSEFAERWPFEGVEKVKLGMWFFIASDVIVFGAFLSAAIFVRYNAGWMTWQPLTESLPGLINTFVLITSSFTVILALVAAHRNSRQGLLASLGSTILLGFVFLGIKMWEWHHEIYDVGVRLAQNPYGDPVQASIYYVTTGLHGIHVVIGLVVAIFLFVRAYQGHYLDDERPIEYFGLYWHFVDIVWVFIFPLFYLF
- a CDS encoding GNAT family N-acetyltransferase encodes the protein MDLRPATLDDIDSIRTIARESLLASYGHAVDEALLAEAVDEWYDPEELSADIGDEDTVFPVALVDGTVVGFAESYVVGRRERVGEIDWLHVHPDHRGSGVGSELLERVESDLRAADVDRIEARVLADNEAGTAFYDREGYDLDGERSVEIGDEAFEEREYRKQIGRLAGISEGIYETEDGETVHVAFDESDRGSHAPFYVAYADAEMSQRYGYLCGNCEGTNIAIDTMDRMECRKCGNRRKPARWDAAY
- a CDS encoding cytochrome C oxidase subunit IV family protein, translating into MSHDSIKLYSAIYVALLVAATLNFILFEADFVSFTYAQAIAGTMVIATVKTLLIVAYFQHLRWENRSLTYVMALALALTMLLMAAATYSIS
- a CDS encoding NRDE family protein, giving the protein MCTLTLAWRAFDDAPVALAANRDEAMDRPAEPPALRGDDDDRFVAPRDAEAGGTWIGVSASGVVVAITNRWLDADRQADRSRGLLVRDCLQTDSATETVEAVERAVASRSYDGFNLAIADGDDAFLLSYDGELTVTPLDPGVHVVGNVGGVVNGVERFSVPDRRREVGEERVESARSVASALPPEPGESSEEWLDRASATLADHAYGACLHGDGFGTRSFTRIRTTADADGSVAFAYADGPPCETPAEPVSLPAGFGAVGSRGADRSA
- a CDS encoding halocyanin domain-containing protein — translated: MSDRLSRRRYVAGTGAALTLGTLAGCSGGGDGGDGGDGSDGGDSGPEALDDVPSEIDTYLSEGEARMYDGTILDYTGQDEVSVAVGAGDVGFAFDPAAIRVDAGTTVVWEWTGEGGGHNVASAEGSETEFDNGETVMEEGYTFEQTFDAAGVKLYECTPHRANGMLGAIEVVEA
- a CDS encoding glucose 1-dehydrogenase, which encodes MNAIAVYDGEGEPVVTEKPRPTPAAGEALVRTLRVGVDGTDHEVIAGGHGGSPEGEDHLVLGHEAVGVVEDPNGTAFEVGDVVVPTVRRPPNGENEYFARGEPDMAPDGQYHERGIVGAHGFMAEYFTTPEEFLIEIPPALAEWGFLVEPVSIAEKAIEHAYASRSAFQWAPESALVLGNGSLGLLTVATLDESFERVYCLGRRERPDPTIDIIESLGATYVNSNETPVSSVPDAYEPMDFVFEATGYAPHAFDTIEALAPNGVGALLGVPGDWEFEIDGGRLHREFVLHNKALVGSVNSGYEHFEAAVDSLSRLSPGFLDDLVTGVYGLDEFEAAFADDDTTIKTAVEFDTYEKR
- a CDS encoding MarR family transcriptional regulator — protein: MSVSELEADLSEDERAGLDLIRETGGIHQSDFWKELDVSSRKGSRIAEALEESGLIQRSDTVYDGHNTYYLEPAPRDLDFSLLMAGDMLSPFIGEEEVDAQADAFSQWMMNLAYEEY